The region GTCGACGAACTCGGTGACCCGGTTGGTGAGATCTCCCGACACCGCGACGTAGTCGAGCACCGACACGTGTTGGACCATCTCGCACAGCCCGACGCCGCCGGCGTGCGGGCAGACCGGGATGTCGAACTTCGCGGCGAGGAGCAGCACGGCGACGATCTCGTTGATGCTGGCCAGTCGGCCGGTGTCCAGTTGGCAGAAGTCGATGGCTCCGGCCTGGAACAGTTGCTTGAACATCACCCGGTTGTGGCAGTGCTCGCCGGTGGCGACGCCGATCGGGGCGACGGCCCGGCGGACGGCCGCGTGGCCCAGGATGTCGTCCGGGCTGGTCGGCTCCTCGATCCACAGCGGCGTGAACCGGGCGAGGGCCGTGACCCACTCGATGGCCTGGCCGACGTCCCACACCTGGTTGGCGTCGATCATCAGGTTGCGGTCCGGGCCGAGGATCTCCCGGGCGATCGCGCACCGGCGGATGTCGTCGTCGAGGTTGGCGCCCACCTTGAGCTTGACGTAGCCGTAGCCGCTGTCGACCGCTTCCTGACACAACCGGCGCAGCTTGTCGTCGCCGTAGCCGAGCCAGCCGGCCGAGGTGGTGTAGGCGGGGTAGCCGGTCCGGTCGAGCTCGGCGAGGCGGTCGGCCTTGGTGCTCTCCTTGGCCCGCAGGATGGCCAGTGCCTCGTCCCGGGTCAGCGCGTCGGACAGGTAGCGCAGGTCCGCGATGTCGACGAGTTGCTCGGGGGACATGTCCACCAGCAGGCGCCACAACGGCTTGTCGGCGAGCCGGGCGACCAGATCCCACGAGGCGTTCAGCACGGCCGCGAGCGAGAGGTGGACGACGCCCTTCTCGGGCCCGAGCCAGCGCAGTTGCGAGTCGGACGTGAGGAGGCGGTAGACCGCCCCCATGTCGGCGGCCATCGTCGCCACGTCCAGACCCACGAGGTTCTGTGCCTGGTGGACCGCCGCGGCGGCGACGATGTCGTTGCCCCGACCGATGGTGAAGGTCAGGCCGTGGCCCGCGAGCGGCGCGCCCACGCTGTCGGTGCCGTCGGTGTGTAGGACGACATAGGCCGCCGAGTAGTCGCCGTCCTTGTTCATGGCGTCTGACCCGTCAGCGGTCAGTGAGGTGGGGAAGCGGACGTCCTCGACGGTGACGGCAGTGATCTGCGGCATGCGCTCCTCGCCCAGCTAGGCCAAAGATCAGATGATCATTCGGAGTATACGGAGGCTGGATCAGGTGCGTCAACGACGTCGATCACCCGCTCGGTGCAAACATCCGACGTTTCTGATCCGGACTGGGCCGCTGACGACAAGGGCCCCCGAGGCGGAGCGGTAGGGGCCGGCGTCGGCGGTCGGGTGGGGTTCTGAAGATTGGATGTTCATTCCGGATGGGCACATCGACGGCGAATTATGGGCAACGTTCCTTACCTCTGTGGACTCTATACATCACACCTCTGTGGATCGCTGCCGCATACCACCCGGCCCCGGACTGCCGGTGCCGGCCGCGGACGGCACGACGAGGTCGCGAGAGGAGGTGCGGTCGGGTGACGGTCGTCACCGCTCGGCCGTCGACACGCCGACACCGACATGTGGGGTGTGACAACCGCTGCATCCCTATATATGGTGTCGAGCGCAGCTGGTTCGGCCGCTCATCCGGCGCGGTCGAGGCAAGAGGGAACCCGGTGGAAATCCGGGACTGTCCCGCAGCGGTGAGTGGGAACGACAGCCGTCATCAGCACTGGGCCACCAAGCGGTCTGGGAAGCGACGGCCAGTAGGAGACCGGCCAACCCGGTCGCGCCCACGAGTCCGAAGACCTGCCAGCGCGCCGCGTACCCGCACCCGGGTGGGCGGCGGTCCGAGGCCGCGTGGGACGGCTGACGCCACCCGACCCACGCCGTACCGGTGTGGCGTCCGTCGGTGTCTGTCTCCTCGCGTCCGGACCACCAGGTCTCGAACTCCGAGGAGCGAGTGGTGACAGTCACCGAGGTAGTCCCGGCCAGCGCCGACGCCGCCCTGCGGCGGACGCCTATGCAGGTCCGCAAGCGCGACGGGGCCACCGAGCCCGTGGACGTGAACAAGATCGTCCGGGCGGTCGAGCGATGGGCCGACGACCTGACCGACGTCGACCCGATGCGCGTCGCCACCCGCACCATCAGCGGCCTGTA is a window of Micromonospora sp. WMMD961 DNA encoding:
- a CDS encoding enolase C-terminal domain-like protein encodes the protein MPQITAVTVEDVRFPTSLTADGSDAMNKDGDYSAAYVVLHTDGTDSVGAPLAGHGLTFTIGRGNDIVAAAAVHQAQNLVGLDVATMAADMGAVYRLLTSDSQLRWLGPEKGVVHLSLAAVLNASWDLVARLADKPLWRLLVDMSPEQLVDIADLRYLSDALTRDEALAILRAKESTKADRLAELDRTGYPAYTTSAGWLGYGDDKLRRLCQEAVDSGYGYVKLKVGANLDDDIRRCAIAREILGPDRNLMIDANQVWDVGQAIEWVTALARFTPLWIEEPTSPDDILGHAAVRRAVAPIGVATGEHCHNRVMFKQLFQAGAIDFCQLDTGRLASINEIVAVLLLAAKFDIPVCPHAGGVGLCEMVQHVSVLDYVAVSGDLTNRVTEFVDHLHEHFTDPCVIRDTGSGSGYVLPDQPGYSTRMRTESIALYRFPDGHYWAAADPTTVSSPEAAYVIAGGKATPAGR